The Clostridium beijerinckii genomic sequence GGTATATCAAATTTAGATAAGTCTATATTATATGCTGTCATTACAACAACTTCATCAGTATTACCAAATGTTTTAAAGAATATATCATATAGATTGCTGTCAGTATTATTAAACACTGTACCTAGTGAAATATAAACAACTTTCTTTCCCTCTAATTTTTCAAAAGGAAAATCTAGATTTTCTTTTCTATCATAGATTGGTGGGCCTATAAATTTAAAGCTCTCATCATAATATTCTGGATGTGCAACAAAATATTTAGAGGTATATACAATATTTATATCACCCTTATTAAAAAATAAATCAAAGATATTATGGGACATTTCCACATTAAATTCTTCTTTTAATTGTCTTGAAACTTTTTTATAAGTCTCTATAACCGGATGATTTTTTATTAAATTTTCATTCATTAATTCTTTGTGCTGCGACCTTAATTCTTTAGGAGTTGCAAACACTGCAAAGGAAGAAACTGAAGGTATTTTCAGTATTTGAGCAATGATACTTCCAAAAGGGAACATGGCCGTATACATAATATAATCGAATTTTTTGCCTTCAATTTGATTTAAAATATCTTTTATAATTTTATCACTTGATTTAAGCGTTTCATTTATATAATCAAGAAGTTTATCTGGCCCCATATCATTAGAAGTCTTATGTTTTCTTTTAAAAAGGCTCAGTTCCACTCTATAACTTTTAAATTTGGCACCTGTTTTTTCAATTTTTTCTTTAAAATCTTCTGAGCAGAAATATGTAATTTCTTCTCCTTGTTTTACTAATTCATTTACTAATCCCAATGTAGGATTTATATGTCCATACGCAGGTATACTTAAAAAAAGTACTTTTGACATAAATCAACTTCACTTCCATTCTTTATATTTACACTTACATATTCTCATAATACTCATAGTAATTAAATAGCATTTTCTCTAAACGTCCAAATCCACACATTAAATGTAAATTTCTCGGTATTAAGTTTAGATTTTCAATAGTTAAACTCAATTTATTCTTAAAGTACTTTACTTATCCATTCTTCTTTCACTAATCTTTTCGAAGAATTCCAACGACTTACCAATACCTAGTGCAACACAATCTAATGGTGATTCATTTATGTGTACTGGCATATGAGTAACATTGCTAATTAGAATGTCTAGTCCATCTAATAATGCTCCACCACCAGCAAGCATTATTCCGTTTTCCATTATATCTGATAATAATTCAGGCGGGGTCTTCTCCACTGTTCTTTTGATAGTACTTATAATAGCTGCCACTGGTTCTGCCAAAGCCTCTATAATTTGTGTCTCTGTTACAGAAATAGTTTTAGGAAGACCTGATATCAAATCTCTCCCCTTTATCTCCATACTCTTTTCTCGATCAGCAGTTTTGAACGCTGAACCTAAGGTCATCTTAATAGCCTCAGCAGTCCTTTCTCCAATAAATAGATCGCATTCTTTTTTGATATAGCTAATAATTGCTTGGTCCATTTCATCACCTGCTATTCTTAAAGAATTACTTGTAACTATTCCATCTATAGATATTACCGCAACCTCAGTAGTGCCACCGCCTATATCAACTATCATACTTCCTTTTGGCTCATCTACTGGAAGTCCCGCTCCAATTGCAGCAGCCATAGCTTCTTCCATCAAAACAACTTCTCTTGCTCCAGCCTGCTTAGTAGCATCGTCTATTGCCATTTTTTCTACTTCTGTAACTCCAGATGGGTAACATGCAATTATCCTTGGAGATACAAAGGCACTTTTATTTATTATTTTTTGAATAAA encodes the following:
- a CDS encoding macrolide family glycosyltransferase gives rise to the protein MSKVLFLSIPAYGHINPTLGLVNELVKQGEEITYFCSEDFKEKIEKTGAKFKSYRVELSLFKRKHKTSNDMGPDKLLDYINETLKSSDKIIKDILNQIEGKKFDYIMYTAMFPFGSIIAQILKIPSVSSFAVFATPKELRSQHKELMNENLIKNHPVIETYKKVSRQLKEEFNVEMSHNIFDLFFNKGDINIVYTSKYFVAHPEYYDESFKFIGPPIYDRKENLDFPFEKLEGKKVVYISLGTVFNNTDSNLYDIFFKTFGNTDEVVVMTAYNIDLSKFDIPNNFIVRNYVPQSEVLKYTDVAITHAGMNSTSDLLYNNVPFVAIPIGADQPYMAKRAEALGATISLDKDNITPEILRESVEKVLTNPSYLENMRKISDSFKESGGYKKAVEEIFKLKRDKIDQ
- a CDS encoding rod shape-determining protein codes for the protein MGLFRISKDIGIDLGTANTLVYLKGKGIVLREPSVVAINSGTKKVIAVGEEAKKMIGRTPGNIVVIRPLKDGVISDFDVTQTMIEMFIQKIINKSAFVSPRIIACYPSGVTEVEKMAIDDATKQAGAREVVLMEEAMAAAIGAGLPVDEPKGSMIVDIGGGTTEVAVISIDGIVTSNSLRIAGDEMDQAIISYIKKECDLFIGERTAEAIKMTLGSAFKTADREKSMEIKGRDLISGLPKTISVTETQIIEALAEPVAAIISTIKRTVEKTPPELLSDIMENGIMLAGGGALLDGLDILISNVTHMPVHINESPLDCVALGIGKSLEFFEKISERRMDK